aTTCTGCCCTCCCAACTTTTTCTGCTATCCACATACTGTACGTGGTACTTGGTATATTTCTCAGTCTTTTTCtggagtttgccgtgtgccgtgtGCATTTCAGGTTTTGCCGTGTACCCTTAGCAATGGAAGTTTCATGAAgtgtttcatgacattaaattcTATGTCACATCATCAATTTTACTGGCATGGCGAGGAGAGAGAATGAGGGAGTTCCATGGGATGACTCACCTGGCATAGTTTCCTAGTTCCCAGTTTTGGTAACTGTGCCATGAAATTGTGCATTGAGACTGACCAACTAGATAACTATTAAAGATATTAGAACCAAGTAGGTCCTTAATGAGAGTGAAAATTCttgagagaatgcatggcatTAATTATGATTGCTACCTTTCAAGGGTAAACACATGTGTGAATGATGTTTTAACAGAGGTGAAAGTTGCACGCACAGAACTTCACCCCGCAGAGATGTAGTAGAAGTTGCATTCTTCCTTCGTAACAAGTCACCCGGGCATGCTATAAATACATGGAAGAACAGCGGCTTCAAAGCAAGGCGAAACACGCACACAACACGAGAGACAACCcacagagatagagagagaatgTCATCTCCTTTAGTGACCGGCGGGTGCTTTGCTCTTAAGTCTAAGATTAATGGCAAATACTTGCGCTACTCGCCTGAGAAAGAGAAAATCCTTGAGGTGAGTGGGGAAGATGTCCTCAGTCCCTACACTAGGTTTCGTGCAGAGCTGTCCAGGGAGCACGACGGCCACGTTCACATCAGATGCTGCTACAACAACAAGTACTGGGTCGCCCGTGAGGTTAACCAGCAGTGGTGCCTCATGGGTGATGCAAATGAGCCCCAAGAGGACCTATCAGATCCTTCTTGCACGGTGCTCCGGCATGAACCCAGCAGTGTTCACGTCGATGATGTCAAGTACGTATGGCTTTCCATTTGACTACTCGCTCATATATGCCATAACTTGTGCCAAGTACTACGTCATCATTGAAATTGTTGACGTCCCCACAGCTGATGAACTGAACTAATTTTGCACTGACTTTTCTGTGTTGAGGTCAACAAAACAAATATGGAGGGAGCACGTATATATGTGAAACTATTTCAAGGTCAATCCATGTGTGTAATTGTTGTCACAAAATATTGCAAAGAAGTTGATTACAGGAACCAAGAAACAATTTTGATTTGCTTGGCTTCACATATCCTTTTTAGGAGGGATTAATTATATGTGCATGTAGAGCTCTTGCAAGATAAAGGAAAATATGTGCTCAAGGTGATAGCTATAATTACGCCGTTTCGTCACACTGGAATTTAACGGACATTTCCCTGTTTCTGAAGGCTATATTCTTAACTCATCAGATTGGCATAATACCACGGATAATAAATATAATGATTCttggaacagcaaccccagtaGCAACTGTAACTCATATATTTGTGGATATTCTGTCATATATTGAATTATTAGGTATATTTTTCACATTTACAAGTGGACAAACTATACACTGATGACATAAGCACAGACATGTCATCTTTTTTTGCTGGTAAGACATGTCATTTTTAATGGACTTCATTATTTAATTGGCACTTTCTCCATGATGTTTTAGTATATTGGTACATATGGCAATAACGCTAAGTTTTGTAATAAACAAGTATACATGTTTTTTTTCAGATGCCATGACatagtaaaaatatatatatgtgaataaaattaatcataaatggactccggaaaaaaaaacaagatttCTATTAGTATGTGTAGGCTTAgcacaaaaaagaaagaaagaaagacacAGTTAACATGAGGGTTATACATGTTGGTAGTTAAATTGATGTAATCCCTACAAAGGAaactttcatattttttgaAGCAAAGGAAAGTTTCATATTGTTGCTTATGGTGGCATATGAAAGCTTTGTAGAAGAATCTGACgctagatatatatttttttttacggCAGCTTGGAGCACGCCAGGCTCAAAAGAAGTGTTTACATGCGCGCCGATGCTCATCCAACCGAAAAGACCCTCAGAGCTGGCTCCTTGCTGCTAGGAAACAAAGATAAACCAGATGAAGAAGATGCCTACACGTTTAGTGTCATCAATCTAGAAGGACAAATGCTACTGCCCAAATACGTTTGTTTCAAGGGTGACAATGGCATGTACCTCAGGGCGAGGAAGGTTGAATGGAACCTCAACTACTTGGAGTTTTCGTCGGATGACATTGCTGATCCAACGGTGAGAAACATCATTCACACAAACAGCGATGGCACCATCCGCATATACTCGAGTCACTATGGTAAGTTCTGGAGGCGCAGCCCCAACTGGATCTGGGGAGACTCCGATGACACCACCAGTAGGAATCCTGACACGGTGTTCCGAGCGCTCTTGCTTGGGGGCGGCAAATGCGCACTTCAGAACCTCGGCAACAACAACTACTGCAAGAGGTTGACCACCGAAGGCAAGACGAGTTGCCTCAACGCTGCGGTTCCTACCATCACAAGGGAGGCACAGCTAGAGCTGCATGAAACTGTCCTATCTCGAAAGATCTATGGCGTTGAGTACCGCCTCAAAGATGTCAATATTCACGACCTCAAGCCCCGCACTTTTTACACTAAAACAATTGCTAACAGCACAAGTAGGCCCCACAAGAGTAAGCTAACCATATCTTACAGTGTAACGACGGAGAGGAGATGGGATTCAAATGTCTCCTGGAAGCTTGGTGTGACAACCACCATCAAAGCTGGGGTTCCAGCAATTGCAGAGACATCAGTTGAGATCTCAAGTGAGTTTAGTGGATCATACACCTGGGGAGAAACTCAATCTCACACTGAACAGCAATCAAATGAAGAAGAAATTGAGGTCCCTGCACACAGCAAGAGGACAGTTCGAGTGGTGGCAACAGAGGGAACATGTGAA
This window of the Panicum virgatum strain AP13 chromosome 1K, P.virgatum_v5, whole genome shotgun sequence genome carries:
- the LOC120699255 gene encoding uncharacterized protein LOC120699255, whose translation is MSSPLVTGGCFALKSKINGKYLRYSPEKEKILEVSGEDVLSPYTRFRAELSREHDGHVHIRCCYNNKYWVAREVNQQWCLMGDANEPQEDLSDPSCTVLRHEPSSVHVDDVNLEHARLKRSVYMRADAHPTEKTLRAGSLLLGNKDKPDEEDAYTFSVINLEGQMLLPKYVCFKGDNGMYLRARKVEWNLNYLEFSSDDIADPTVRNIIHTNSDGTIRIYSSHYGKFWRRSPNWIWGDSDDTTSRNPDTVFRALLLGGGKCALQNLGNNNYCKRLTTEGKTSCLNAAVPTITREAQLELHETVLSRKIYGVEYRLKDVNIHDLKPRTFYTKTIANSTSRPHKSKLTISYSVTTERRWDSNVSWKLGVTTTIKAGVPAIAETSVEISSEFSGSYTWGETQSHTEQQSNEEEIEVPAHSKRTVRVVATEGTCEIPFSYIQEDMLTTGEIVVTKMHDGIYRGVNSYGFETQINE